The nucleotide sequence CACTTGACCTCACAGCACTTATAGCCAGGGAAAACGGACTCAAAATAGATGAGGAAGGTTTCCAAGAAGAAATGGCACAGCAAAAAGACCGGTCAAGAAAAGCGGCTACTACAGAAACCGGCGATTGGCAATTGGTTCATGCAGAAGAACACGAACCAGAGTTTATCGGTTACGACCACCTGCAAAGTGCCTCTTCTATCGTAAAATACAGAAAAGTAAAAGCCAAGAAGAAAGAGCAATACCAAGTAGTATTGGACACCACACCTTTTTATGCTGAAAGCGGTGGTCAAGTTGGAGATACCGGCTATTTGGAAGTTGGCAGCGAAAAAATACCTGTTACTGACACAAAAAGGGAAAATGACCTTATTATTCACCTGACAGATAAGCTTCCGGCAGACCCTAAAGCTGAAGTAAATGCAGTGGTAGACGTAAAAAAACGTCAACTGACCAAAAACAACCATACAGCCACACACCTTTTACACGCAGCCTTGAGGCAAGTACTCGGAGACCATGTCACACAAAAAGGGTCTTTTGTTAACGACAAAGTACTAAGGTTCGATTTTTCCCATTTCTCCAAACTTTCTGATGAAGAGCTCACAGAGATAGAAAAGATCGTTAATAAAAAAATAAGGGAAAACATACCCTTGGACGAAAAGCGCAATGTACCTATAGAGGAAGCGCAAAAGCTAGGTGCTATGGCCTTGTTTGGTGAAAAATATGGAGACTTTGTTAGGGTCATTACTTTTGATCCCAAATACTCTGTTGAACTTTGTGGCGGAACACATGTTCAAGCTACAGGCGAAATAGGGTTTTTCAAAATAGTTTCAGAGTCTTCTGTAGCAGCAGGAGTAAGGAGAATAGAAGCCGTAACAGCAGATGAAGCTGAAAAATACGTCAATCAGAACCTTGACGTTCTAAACCTTATAAGAGCAACTTTAAAAACTACGGGAGACCCTGTAAAAGCAGTAGGGGACCTTCTTGAAGAGAAAAACACCCTTGCCAAGCAGGTAGAAGCTTATCAAGGACAAGAAGGACAGACGGTAAAAGAGGCTTTACTGGAAAAATCTACTAACTTTGGGGGAATCAACTGCATTATAGAATCGTTAAAGATTTCATCAGCAGATACCTTGAAAAATATCGCTTTCGAGCTAAGAAACCAGGTAGAGAACCTTTATTTGGTGTTGGCTGCTGAAATAGAAGGCCGACCTCATATAACCGTGATGTTGTCTGACAATATCGTCAAGGAGCGCAGCTTGAATGCAGGCAAAATCGTCAAAGACCTAGCCAAAGAGATTCAAGGTGGCGGTGGCGGACAGCCATTCTATGCAACTGCAGGAGGCAAAAACAGTGCAGGTTTGCCTAAAGTAACAGAAAAAGCCACCGAATTTATTAAAAGCACAGTGGCATAAACAGATTGAAATTTTAGATTTAAACAAACAGGCTTAGGCCAATAAATAAAATTATGAGTACTTCGGTTAATGAAAAATATCAGCCGGTAATCGGGCTTGAGGTGCACGCCCAGTTACAGACCAAAAGCAAAATGTTTGCGTCAGACTCCAATGAATTTGGCAATCTACCTAATACCAACATTAGTGCCATTACACTGGCCCATCCTGGCACACTGCCTCGAATCAATAAAAGAGCAGTAGAGTTTGCCGTAAAAATGGGACTGGCTTGTAATTGTGAAATTAACCGTATCAATTCTTTTGACCGCAAAAACTATTTTTACCCTGACTTGCCTAAGGGCTATCAGGTTACCCAAGACAGGGCACCTATCTGCCTGGGCGGTTATATCAACATAAAAACCAAAGCTGGCGAGAAGAAAGTGCGCCTAAACCGTATCCATATGGAAGAGGATGCGGGAAAAAACATGCACCTGGCAGGTGAAACAGATACGTTGGTAGATTACAACCGTGCCGGTGTACCACTGATAGAAATTGTTACAGAACCTGATATTTCCACACCAGAAGAAGCCTTTGCCGTAGTTGCTGAAATCAGGAAGCTGGTCAGATACCTAGAAATCTGTGACGGTAATATGGAAGAAGGCTCCCTACGTTGTGATGCCAATATTTCTATCATGCCCAAAGGCAGCACTACATTTGGAAAAAAAGTGGAGGTCAAAAACATGAACTCTACCAGAAACGTCCAGAGAGCTGTGGAGCATGAAATAATGAGGCAGATTGAAGAGACAGAAAAAGGAAATGCCATTGTTTCTGAAACCCGCCAGTTCGATGCCCCTACCGGTACAACTACCAGTATGCGTACCAAAGAAGAGCTTAACGACTACAGATATTTTCCTGAGCCAGACTTGCAGCCTTTGAAAATTTCTGAAGATTGGCTTGACGGCATCAGGCAAAACATGCCAAGCCTTCCGCACGAACTGTACAAAAAGTTTACACAGGAGTATAAACTACCTGAGTATGACGCCCAAGTTCTTACTGACTCTAAAGAAGTTGCACTATACTTTGAAGAACTTTGCACACATACAAAAAAGTACAAAGCTGCTTCGAACTGGGTCATGGGGCCAGTAAAATCATATTTAAATGAACTAACTTTGCATATAAAGGATTTTCCAATTAGTACTGAAAAATTGGCAGACCTTATAGACTTTGTAGATTCAGGAAAAGTGAATTATACCATTGCCTGTCAGAAAATATTCCCTGTTTTACTAAAAGCAGACGGAAGGAC is from Cytophagaceae bacterium ABcell3 and encodes:
- the alaS gene encoding alanine--tRNA ligase; the protein is MESKIIRKKFLEFFKSKEHQIVSSAPIVNKNDPTLMFTNAGMNQFKDYFLGNKVPTSRRVADTQKCLRVSGKHNDLEEVGIDTYHHTMFEMLGNWSFGDYFKEESIQWSWDLLTEEFKLPKDRIYVTVFGGDPAENLQPDNEAYQLWKKIVPEDRILYGSKKDNFWEMGDQGPCGPASEIHIDLRPEEEIAKIPGKNLVNEDHPLVVEIWNIVFIQYNRKADSSLEPLPEKHIDTGMGFERLVMAIQNKTSNYDTDVFQPLIKFIADHAGKKYGQNPQDDIAMRVLSDHIRAISFTIADGQLPSNNKAGYVIRRILRRAVRYAYTFLNFREPFLYKMVPLLAKQFEEVFPELKEQQDFVQKVIQEEESSFLRTLENGLKRLEQIKAEINGKTDTIDGKTVFELYDTFGFPLDLTALIARENGLKIDEEGFQEEMAQQKDRSRKAATTETGDWQLVHAEEHEPEFIGYDHLQSASSIVKYRKVKAKKKEQYQVVLDTTPFYAESGGQVGDTGYLEVGSEKIPVTDTKRENDLIIHLTDKLPADPKAEVNAVVDVKKRQLTKNNHTATHLLHAALRQVLGDHVTQKGSFVNDKVLRFDFSHFSKLSDEELTEIEKIVNKKIRENIPLDEKRNVPIEEAQKLGAMALFGEKYGDFVRVITFDPKYSVELCGGTHVQATGEIGFFKIVSESSVAAGVRRIEAVTADEAEKYVNQNLDVLNLIRATLKTTGDPVKAVGDLLEEKNTLAKQVEAYQGQEGQTVKEALLEKSTNFGGINCIIESLKISSADTLKNIAFELRNQVENLYLVLAAEIEGRPHITVMLSDNIVKERSLNAGKIVKDLAKEIQGGGGGQPFYATAGGKNSAGLPKVTEKATEFIKSTVA
- the gatB gene encoding Asp-tRNA(Asn)/Glu-tRNA(Gln) amidotransferase subunit GatB, with product MSTSVNEKYQPVIGLEVHAQLQTKSKMFASDSNEFGNLPNTNISAITLAHPGTLPRINKRAVEFAVKMGLACNCEINRINSFDRKNYFYPDLPKGYQVTQDRAPICLGGYINIKTKAGEKKVRLNRIHMEEDAGKNMHLAGETDTLVDYNRAGVPLIEIVTEPDISTPEEAFAVVAEIRKLVRYLEICDGNMEEGSLRCDANISIMPKGSTTFGKKVEVKNMNSTRNVQRAVEHEIMRQIEETEKGNAIVSETRQFDAPTGTTTSMRTKEELNDYRYFPEPDLQPLKISEDWLDGIRQNMPSLPHELYKKFTQEYKLPEYDAQVLTDSKEVALYFEELCTHTKKYKAASNWVMGPVKSYLNELTLHIKDFPISTEKLADLIDFVDSGKVNYTIACQKIFPVLLKADGRTAKEIAEHFNLIQESDTSAIQPIIDEVLAKFPEKVAEYKGGKKGILGMFMGEIMKRTKGKADPKVTSELVRQSLEN